The Mucilaginibacter yixingensis genome window below encodes:
- a CDS encoding pyridoxine 5'-phosphate synthase: MTRLSVNINKIATLRNSRGGNNPDLVQVAKDCERFGAQGITVHPRPDERHIRYADVYDLKKIVTTEFNIEGNCQEQKFIDLVLDVKPEQVTLVPDAEGQLTSNHGWDTIEYRNYLTDMISTFKKAGIRVSIFVDPDLKMVEGAAHTGTDRIELYTEGYASHFHQGKELALAPYLQSAQLAQQLGLGLNAGHDLDLHNLKYFSDNIPGLLEVSIGHALVCDALYYGLENTVQMYLRQLTNG; this comes from the coding sequence ATGACACGTCTATCAGTAAACATCAATAAAATAGCTACGCTGCGTAATTCGCGCGGGGGCAATAATCCGGATCTGGTTCAGGTTGCTAAAGATTGCGAACGCTTCGGCGCGCAGGGCATTACCGTACACCCGCGACCGGATGAACGCCACATCCGTTATGCCGATGTTTATGATCTGAAAAAGATTGTGACTACCGAGTTCAATATCGAGGGCAACTGTCAGGAGCAAAAATTTATAGATCTGGTGCTGGATGTTAAGCCAGAGCAAGTAACACTGGTACCCGATGCGGAGGGCCAGTTAACCAGCAACCACGGCTGGGATACCATTGAGTATCGTAACTACCTGACCGATATGATCAGCACTTTTAAAAAGGCCGGCATCCGCGTATCCATCTTTGTAGACCCTGATCTGAAAATGGTGGAAGGCGCGGCCCATACCGGTACCGACCGTATTGAGCTGTATACCGAAGGCTATGCATCGCACTTTCATCAGGGCAAAGAGCTGGCCCTGGCGCCTTACCTGCAAAGCGCACAACTGGCGCAGCAACTGGGTCTGGGCCTTAACGCCGGGCACGATCTTGACCTGCACAATCTGAAATATTTTTCAGACAATATCCCAGGTCTGTTAGAGGTAAGCATCGGCCATGCCCTTGTTTGCGATGCCTTGTACTACGGACTGGAAAACACCGTGCAAATGTATCTGCGCCAACTAACTAACGGATAA
- a CDS encoding polysaccharide deacetylase, producing the protein MQKLKYLYVLIALFAISGAQAQTVYRNINNYQVYFGWARHYPQDYIILRRFESQGKAYLLMVNPITMQTYVNDADFYQIKPMTLAEARKFFKSTPYQKALRKAESQSVNIQDAGIERGMPQETGISLTADLCPSHRPLDRAIFTDMIKAFQQVEKPVPIALSITGTWMNRHQRDLEWLKQMEADREITITWINHSYNHRVSKTLPLKENFLLEAGTDINYEVLQTEKDMLANGLQPSVFFRFPGLVSDQQLVNRITDFGLIPIGTDAWLAKGQQPQAGSIVLIHGNGNEPVGVNDFISLLKSKAQSIAKKQWLLYDLRESVDEEFSSQ; encoded by the coding sequence ATGCAAAAGCTTAAATATTTATATGTACTCATCGCGCTCTTCGCCATCAGCGGAGCGCAGGCTCAAACCGTTTACCGTAACATTAACAATTACCAGGTTTACTTTGGCTGGGCGCGCCATTATCCGCAGGATTATATAATACTGCGCCGATTTGAAAGTCAGGGTAAAGCTTACTTGCTGATGGTGAACCCCATCACCATGCAAACCTATGTGAACGATGCAGATTTTTATCAGATCAAACCGATGACGCTAGCTGAGGCGCGCAAGTTTTTTAAGAGTACGCCTTACCAGAAAGCCTTGCGTAAAGCCGAAAGCCAGTCGGTTAATATACAAGATGCTGGGATTGAACGCGGGATGCCTCAGGAAACGGGTATCAGTTTGACGGCTGATCTTTGCCCGTCACACCGGCCGCTGGACCGGGCGATCTTTACCGATATGATCAAGGCTTTTCAGCAGGTTGAAAAACCTGTGCCTATTGCGCTATCTATCACCGGCACCTGGATGAACCGGCACCAGCGCGACCTGGAATGGCTCAAACAAATGGAAGCAGACCGCGAGATTACCATTACCTGGATCAATCACTCTTACAATCATCGCGTTAGCAAAACGCTGCCGCTTAAAGAGAATTTTTTATTAGAGGCCGGTACCGATATTAATTATGAGGTACTGCAAACCGAAAAAGATATGCTGGCCAATGGACTGCAGCCGTCGGTATTCTTCCGCTTTCCGGGTTTGGTATCAGACCAGCAACTGGTAAACCGGATTACAGACTTTGGTCTTATCCCCATCGGTACGGATGCATGGCTGGCCAAAGGGCAACAACCACAGGCGGGCAGCATTGTGCTGATTCACGGTAACGGCAATGAGCCCGTTGGGGTGAATGATTTTATCAGTCTGCTCAAATCAAAAGCACAGTCTATAGCCAAAAAACAATGGCTGCTTTATGATTTGCGGGAGAGTGTGGATGAGGAGTTCAGTTCACAATAA
- a CDS encoding DUF5686 and carboxypeptidase-like regulatory domain-containing protein: MTVSSAAQSVKNISGKITDSETGEPLPYVTVFVKVPGHSHKAASTDFSGIYHLAAPAAAGDSIFATYVGYKTTQKLLPKANPATVDFQLASDNKMLAQVNITPKSYVNPAWEIMANVVKHKAENDPDKLKSYQYESYSRLELSVTNISDKMKKRKLMRQILPLMDSLQKIAGEDGTPVLPVFMSETVSDYYHQTNPDQKAEVVKRTKMSGVGIEDETLISQIVGSSLQQYNFYRNYIRLANKDFMSPITDSWKMLYNYDLAERDVKIDGKDYYRLEFKPKRSHDLSFVGTMWISHDNYALYRMDVSVTPDANLDFLNKIRIQEQMTQPEGTSSWLPEKTRITVHVSNINPKWSGFLGKFYISNKNIVVNKIYPPEVFKEPLTMANDVTNKDESYWTTNRPEPLTDVDKKVYKMIDTVKNLPIVRTYADIAAMLINGYYRPGNSKFSFGPYLYTYSYNDVQGSVLRLGGISNRYFSENLILGGYVAYGFRDRKWNFNGSVDYIFSRKPWTEAGISFTRDLGQTGYQFENFSKSNNIFKASIRNGNLLRRGPFQQNELRAYVQTDVAPNLTAKLTTDRRTFDPLYNFDYISPIDGLHYRNYQVAEAITELQWQPGRRLLQSAQVNKRIALGGGTDNPVITIRYTHGFKGVTGGDFDYDKIAANITQKIHMGIFGKGEYSLTGGYIPSSLPSPMLENHRYNFNTMRFLEYVSDRYVALNYTQHMEGLITNSIPLLRSLNVRTVADLNVLDGSLSDANGGRPSNRRPTRNLEGTPYVELGYGLENIFKFLRVDFLHRVTHRDHVDEAGVPPSNFATRVTLQFRL; encoded by the coding sequence ATGACTGTTTCATCGGCTGCACAATCTGTAAAAAACATCTCGGGCAAAATAACCGACTCTGAGACGGGCGAGCCCTTGCCCTACGTCACGGTGTTTGTTAAAGTACCCGGGCACTCACATAAAGCGGCGTCGACAGATTTCTCGGGCATTTACCATCTTGCTGCTCCTGCAGCGGCTGGCGATAGCATTTTTGCTACCTACGTAGGTTATAAAACAACACAGAAACTCCTTCCTAAAGCCAATCCGGCCACGGTTGATTTCCAGCTGGCATCTGATAATAAGATGCTGGCCCAGGTAAATATTACTCCTAAAAGCTACGTTAACCCGGCGTGGGAAATTATGGCCAACGTGGTAAAGCATAAAGCCGAGAACGATCCAGACAAACTGAAAAGCTACCAATACGAAAGCTATAGCCGCCTGGAACTTTCTGTAACCAACATTAGCGACAAGATGAAAAAGCGCAAACTAATGCGCCAGATTTTACCGCTGATGGACAGCCTGCAGAAAATTGCCGGTGAAGATGGCACCCCTGTACTGCCGGTGTTTATGTCTGAAACCGTATCAGACTACTATCATCAGACAAATCCCGATCAGAAAGCCGAAGTGGTTAAACGCACCAAAATGAGCGGAGTGGGCATTGAGGATGAAACACTGATATCGCAAATTGTGGGCAGCAGCTTGCAGCAGTACAACTTTTATCGCAATTACATCCGCCTGGCAAATAAAGACTTTATGTCGCCAATTACCGATAGCTGGAAGATGCTCTACAACTATGACCTGGCCGAGCGCGACGTGAAAATTGACGGCAAGGATTACTACCGTCTGGAGTTTAAGCCTAAACGCTCGCATGATCTTTCTTTTGTGGGCACCATGTGGATCAGTCATGACAACTATGCGCTTTATCGCATGGATGTATCTGTTACGCCCGATGCCAACCTTGATTTTCTGAACAAGATCAGGATCCAGGAGCAAATGACACAGCCTGAGGGTACCAGCAGCTGGCTGCCTGAGAAAACCCGCATCACTGTGCATGTTTCTAACATCAACCCAAAATGGTCGGGCTTTTTGGGTAAATTCTATATCTCTAATAAAAACATCGTGGTAAATAAAATATACCCGCCAGAGGTTTTCAAAGAGCCCTTAACCATGGCCAACGATGTAACCAATAAAGACGAAAGCTATTGGACCACTAACCGCCCTGAGCCATTAACCGACGTTGATAAAAAGGTGTACAAGATGATTGACACCGTAAAAAACCTGCCTATTGTGCGCACCTACGCAGACATTGCCGCCATGCTCATTAATGGCTACTATCGCCCGGGTAACAGTAAGTTTAGCTTTGGACCATATCTGTATACTTACAGCTATAACGATGTGCAGGGCAGCGTGCTGCGACTAGGCGGAATTAGCAACCGTTACTTTAGCGAAAATTTAATTTTGGGCGGCTATGTAGCCTATGGCTTCCGCGATAGAAAATGGAACTTTAATGGATCAGTAGATTACATCTTTTCCCGCAAACCATGGACAGAAGCCGGCATCTCTTTCACCCGAGATTTGGGACAAACCGGCTACCAATTTGAAAACTTCAGCAAAAGCAATAATATATTCAAAGCTTCCATCCGCAACGGCAACCTGCTGCGCCGCGGCCCCTTTCAGCAGAACGAATTGCGCGCTTATGTACAAACCGACGTAGCCCCCAACCTAACGGCCAAGCTTACTACTGACCGTCGTACTTTTGATCCGCTTTATAATTTCGATTATATCAGCCCCATAGACGGGCTGCATTACCGCAACTACCAGGTAGCCGAAGCCATTACAGAGCTGCAATGGCAACCGGGCCGCAGGCTGCTGCAATCGGCACAGGTTAACAAGCGCATTGCGCTGGGCGGAGGTACCGATAACCCTGTCATTACCATACGCTACACCCATGGCTTTAAAGGCGTAACCGGCGGCGATTTTGATTATGATAAGATAGCGGCCAACATCACTCAGAAAATCCACATGGGCATTTTTGGCAAAGGTGAGTATTCGCTTACCGGTGGTTATATTCCGTCCAGCTTGCCATCTCCTATGCTGGAGAATCACCGCTATAACTTTAACACCATGCGTTTCCTGGAATACGTGAGCGACCGCTATGTGGCCCTTAATTATACCCAACACATGGAAGGTTTAATTACCAACAGTATTCCGCTGCTGCGCTCATTAAATGTACGTACCGTGGCCGATCTGAACGTATTAGACGGCAGCCTGAGCGACGCCAATGGCGGTCGCCCGTCTAACCGTCGCCCTACACGTAACCTGGAAGGCACGCCATATGTGGAGTTAGGTTATGGCTTAGAGAACATTTTTAAATTCCTCCGTGTTGATTTCCTGCACCGTGTAACCCACCGTGATCATGTGGACGAAGCAGGCGTACCGCCGTCAAACTTTGCAACAAGGGTTACGCTGCAGTTTAGACTGTAA
- a CDS encoding SDR family NAD(P)-dependent oxidoreductase: MSKTYLISGAGSGIGRAIAQQLADDGHQCILLGRNADNLNDTLISLDRAHHQMLIADIRDKQQLADAAQQIADLTLDGIIANSGIGGENQWGKADRWNEIVDTNLTGTYNFVNTFLPLLQASTSAERHILITSSVLARLGVANYSAYCASKAGLLGLMRSWAVQYAPDDILVNAICPGWVDTEMSEQGMQGIADGLGISKKEFYDMAMQSVPLRRMSQPKEIAGLVAYLLGQRAMTGQAIDMNGGAVMNS, encoded by the coding sequence ATGAGCAAAACATATTTGATCAGCGGAGCAGGCAGCGGCATTGGTCGCGCTATTGCCCAGCAACTGGCCGACGATGGCCACCAATGCATTTTACTGGGACGCAATGCCGATAACCTGAACGATACCCTGATATCGCTGGATCGTGCACATCACCAGATGCTGATTGCCGACATTCGCGACAAACAGCAACTGGCCGACGCGGCACAACAAATAGCTGATCTGACCCTGGATGGCATCATCGCCAACTCTGGCATTGGTGGCGAAAACCAATGGGGTAAAGCCGATCGATGGAATGAGATTGTGGATACTAACCTAACCGGCACCTATAATTTTGTCAATACTTTTTTGCCCCTGCTACAGGCCTCAACCTCGGCAGAGCGACATATTCTGATCACCTCATCTGTGCTGGCACGCCTGGGTGTGGCCAATTACTCGGCTTACTGTGCTTCTAAGGCGGGGTTGCTGGGTTTGATGCGCTCGTGGGCAGTACAGTATGCACCCGATGATATACTGGTAAACGCCATTTGCCCCGGTTGGGTAGATACCGAAATGTCTGAACAAGGCATGCAAGGTATTGCCGATGGATTGGGCATCAGCAAAAAGGAGTTTTATGATATGGCGATGCAAAGCGTACCACTGCGCCGCATGAGTCAACCGAAGGAGATTGCCGGCCTGGTAGCCTACCTGCTCGGCCAGCGCGCGATGACAGGGCAAGCCATTGATATGAATGGTGGCGCGGTGATGAACTCGTAA
- a CDS encoding ABC transporter ATP-binding protein has translation MKLLLSYLKEHKWIVALALVLAAFNIGFSLLDPMITGNIVDKYMVPKDHKVYSYEYRLHGSLVMIGLAIGAAMVSRIAKNFQDYFTNIIIQKTGAKMYADGLKHSLELPYQVFEDQRSGETLGILQKVRTDSEKFITSFINVLFISLVGMLFVIIYSIKVNYMVTLVYFAAIPVIAFISSALSKRIKTIQRTIVAETTSLAGSTTESLRNIELIKSLGLVKQEIERLNKTTYKILNLELKKVKFVRSMSFIQGTTVNFVRSCMVMVLLILIFKGSLTPGNYFMFLFYSFFLFNPLQELGNVIQSWREAQVSLANFERILKTPIDIKPAKPVLINKVEKLTFSNVGFKHLTANRNALTHISFDVNSGETVAFVGPSGSGKTTLVKLLVGLYQPLTGDILYNDVQSSEIDLDLLRERVGFVTQDTQLFSGTIRENLLFVRPEATDEECMHVLHRAACQSLLARADKGLDTMIGEGGVKVSGGEKQRLSIARALLRRPDILVFDEATSSLDSITEEEITETIKEVSDQTNHLTILIAHRLSTIMHADRIYVLEKGSIIEEGKHNDLLAQKGLYYAMWRQQIGEKIVPETAELPN, from the coding sequence ATGAAGTTACTTTTATCTTATCTCAAAGAGCATAAATGGATTGTTGCGCTGGCCCTGGTGCTGGCGGCATTTAACATCGGCTTCTCTTTGCTGGACCCCATGATTACCGGTAACATTGTAGACAAGTACATGGTGCCTAAAGACCATAAAGTTTACAGCTATGAGTACCGTCTGCACGGCTCGCTGGTAATGATCGGGCTGGCTATTGGCGCGGCCATGGTATCGCGCATTGCCAAAAACTTTCAGGATTATTTCACCAATATCATCATCCAGAAAACCGGCGCCAAAATGTATGCCGATGGTCTGAAGCACTCGCTTGAGCTGCCTTACCAGGTATTTGAAGATCAGCGCAGCGGCGAAACACTGGGCATCCTGCAAAAGGTACGTACCGACTCTGAGAAGTTTATCACCTCGTTCATCAACGTATTGTTTATCAGCTTGGTGGGTATGCTGTTTGTGATCATTTATTCTATCAAAGTTAATTACATGGTTACGCTGGTTTACTTTGCGGCCATACCGGTTATTGCTTTTATAAGCAGTGCACTCAGCAAGCGCATAAAAACCATACAGCGAACCATTGTGGCCGAAACCACATCGTTGGCCGGCTCAACTACCGAGTCATTACGCAATATAGAACTGATCAAAAGTCTTGGCCTTGTTAAACAGGAGATTGAGCGCCTCAACAAAACCACCTACAAGATCCTTAACCTGGAGCTGAAGAAAGTAAAATTTGTGCGCAGCATGAGCTTTATACAGGGCACAACCGTAAACTTTGTGCGCAGCTGCATGGTGATGGTGTTGCTGATCCTGATCTTTAAAGGATCACTCACGCCGGGTAATTATTTTATGTTTTTGTTTTATTCGTTCTTCCTGTTCAACCCGCTGCAGGAGTTGGGCAACGTGATCCAGTCATGGCGCGAGGCGCAGGTATCGCTGGCCAATTTTGAACGCATCTTGAAAACTCCTATCGATATAAAACCGGCCAAACCAGTACTGATTAACAAGGTAGAAAAACTGACTTTCAGCAATGTGGGTTTTAAACACTTGACTGCTAATCGGAACGCGTTAACGCATATCAGCTTTGATGTGAACAGCGGCGAAACGGTGGCTTTTGTTGGCCCATCGGGCTCAGGTAAAACTACGCTGGTAAAACTGTTGGTAGGTTTATACCAACCGCTAACCGGCGATATTTTATATAACGACGTACAAAGCAGCGAGATTGACCTGGATCTGTTGCGCGAGCGTGTAGGCTTTGTAACGCAGGATACTCAGCTGTTCAGCGGCACTATTCGTGAGAATTTGTTGTTTGTTCGCCCGGAGGCAACGGATGAAGAATGTATGCACGTACTGCATCGCGCAGCCTGCCAAAGCCTGCTGGCCCGTGCCGATAAAGGCCTGGATACCATGATTGGCGAAGGCGGCGTAAAAGTATCAGGTGGCGAAAAACAACGTCTGTCTATCGCCCGTGCCCTGCTGCGCCGACCGGACATTCTGGTGTTTGACGAGGCAACCTCTTCACTGGATTCTATCACCGAGGAAGAGATTACCGAAACCATTAAAGAGGTGAGCGATCAAACCAATCACCTTACCATCCTTATTGCCCACCGCCTCAGCACCATTATGCATGCCGACAGGATTTACGTGCTGGAAAAAGGCAGCATCATTGAAGAAGGCAAACATAATGACCTGCTGGCCCAAAAAGGCCTCTACTACGCCATGTGGCGCCAGCAAATTGGCGAAAAGATTGTGCCGGAAACGGCAGAATTGCCAAACTGA
- the frr gene encoding ribosome recycling factor — protein MSELIKKQLNDAKALMEKALDHADSELNKIRAGKASPAMLDGIMVDYYGNPTPLSQVGSVNTPDAKTIVVQPWEKNLLPAIEKAIKEANLGVNPQNDGVIIRINVPPLTEERRRDLVKKVKSEAENAKVSVRNIRKDINDKIKKLKGDGVSDDEIKTGEADVQKLTDNFIAKVDSLSAEKEKDVMTV, from the coding sequence ATGAGCGAACTCATTAAGAAACAATTGAATGATGCCAAAGCCTTGATGGAAAAGGCGCTGGACCACGCAGATAGTGAACTTAACAAGATCAGAGCCGGTAAAGCCAGTCCTGCTATGTTAGATGGCATTATGGTTGATTATTACGGCAACCCTACCCCACTTAGCCAGGTAGGTAGCGTAAACACACCAGATGCTAAAACCATTGTGGTGCAGCCATGGGAAAAAAACTTACTGCCTGCTATTGAGAAAGCTATAAAAGAGGCCAACCTGGGTGTTAACCCTCAGAACGATGGTGTGATCATCCGCATCAACGTACCGCCGTTGACTGAAGAGCGTCGTCGTGACCTGGTGAAAAAAGTAAAATCTGAGGCCGAAAACGCAAAGGTATCTGTACGTAACATCCGTAAAGATATTAACGACAAGATCAAAAAGCTGAAAGGCGATGGCGTATCTGACGACGAAATTAAAACCGGCGAAGCCGACGTACAGAAACTGACCGACAACTTTATTGCTAAAGTTGACAGCCTGTCTGCAGAAAAAGAAAAAGACGTTATGACTGTATAA
- a CDS encoding DUF5703 domain-containing protein, giving the protein MKKLLLLLLLSYSFIASAQKEQYNLTWTSQSKNSSESMPCGGGDIGLNVWVEQGNLYCYIARSGTFDQNNAMLKAGRVRIKLSPNPFEGTDFKQELQLQNGSVVVSGKNNGLSAQVNVWVDVFRPVIHFSVSSNQPVKTEAAFESWRYKDRPVNKTEKNQGSQKFAPINDVKTLKDQIAFKNNGILFYHHNLDSTIFDFTVNQEGMDAVKADMFNPLKNLTFGGMMTGKGMKPAGTYTGTYINTDFEGWKLESASPTKQTEITVSLHTQQTPSVDAWQQGLNNTIVAANSAAKTARQKTIDWWQQYWQRSFVEINTDKSNAADTAWQVGRNYQLFRYMLGCNAYGQYPTKFNGGLFTYDPVFINKTMDYTPDFRNWGGGLMTAQNQRLVYYPMLRSGDFDMMPSQFKFYTRSLHNAELRSKVYWNHGGACFTEQIENFGLPNAAEYNLKRPAGYDKGVEYNAWLEYTWDTVFEFCQMMLMQDSYAGKDVNAYIPFVESCLTFFDDHYQYLASHRGAKTLDGAGHLVLYPGSAAETFKMAYNANSTIGALQTITARMLALPEKYLSKEQREKLTALQKRIPPITFRQMNGHTVLSPALSWERVNNVENMQFYTVFPWSIFGLHKPGLDTALNTWKYDTLAVKFRSGIGWKQDNIFAARLGQTKEAARLTSFKLKDSGRRFPAFWGPGFDWTPDHNWGGSGMIGLQEMLMQTDDQKIYLFPAWPKDWDVHFKLHAPQQTTVEATLKNGKVVDLKVWPESRRKDIVLNQDF; this is encoded by the coding sequence ATGAAAAAACTGCTACTACTACTGCTACTTTCTTACTCATTCATCGCGTCGGCGCAAAAAGAGCAATACAACCTCACCTGGACCAGCCAGAGCAAAAACTCCAGCGAGTCTATGCCATGCGGCGGCGGTGATATCGGTCTGAATGTTTGGGTAGAGCAAGGCAACCTGTATTGCTACATTGCCCGCAGTGGCACGTTTGATCAGAACAACGCCATGCTAAAGGCCGGTCGCGTGCGGATCAAGTTGTCGCCTAATCCTTTTGAGGGAACAGACTTTAAGCAGGAGCTGCAGTTGCAAAATGGCTCAGTAGTGGTAAGCGGTAAGAACAATGGCCTGAGCGCACAGGTAAATGTTTGGGTTGATGTATTTCGCCCGGTGATTCATTTCAGCGTGAGCAGCAATCAGCCTGTAAAAACCGAAGCCGCTTTTGAAAGCTGGCGTTATAAAGACCGCCCGGTAAATAAGACCGAGAAAAACCAAGGGTCGCAAAAATTTGCCCCGATAAACGATGTTAAGACCCTAAAAGATCAGATAGCTTTTAAGAATAACGGCATCCTGTTTTATCACCATAACCTCGATTCTACCATTTTTGATTTTACGGTGAACCAGGAGGGCATGGATGCGGTAAAAGCCGACATGTTCAATCCGCTCAAGAACCTCACCTTCGGCGGTATGATGACTGGCAAGGGCATGAAACCCGCCGGCACTTACACCGGCACCTATATCAATACCGATTTTGAGGGCTGGAAACTAGAGAGCGCATCACCTACAAAACAAACCGAGATCACCGTTAGCCTGCATACCCAGCAAACACCATCGGTTGATGCCTGGCAGCAAGGTTTGAATAATACCATCGTGGCAGCAAACAGCGCAGCCAAAACCGCCCGCCAAAAGACTATAGACTGGTGGCAACAATACTGGCAACGCAGCTTCGTAGAGATCAACACCGATAAAAGTAACGCGGCAGATACAGCCTGGCAAGTGGGCCGGAATTATCAGCTGTTCCGCTATATGCTGGGCTGCAATGCTTATGGCCAGTACCCTACCAAGTTTAATGGAGGCTTGTTCACTTATGATCCGGTTTTCATCAACAAAACCATGGACTACACGCCCGATTTCCGCAATTGGGGTGGAGGGCTAATGACCGCTCAAAACCAGCGGCTGGTTTATTATCCGATGCTACGCAGCGGCGATTTTGACATGATGCCTTCGCAGTTTAAATTCTATACGCGCTCGTTACATAATGCCGAGTTGCGTAGCAAAGTTTACTGGAACCATGGCGGCGCCTGCTTTACCGAACAGATAGAAAACTTTGGCCTGCCCAACGCTGCCGAATACAACCTGAAACGCCCTGCAGGTTATGACAAAGGTGTAGAATACAATGCCTGGCTGGAATATACCTGGGATACCGTTTTTGAGTTTTGCCAGATGATGCTGATGCAGGATAGCTACGCGGGCAAAGATGTTAACGCCTACATCCCGTTTGTAGAAAGCTGTCTTACTTTTTTTGACGATCATTACCAATACCTGGCCAGTCATCGCGGAGCAAAAACGCTGGATGGTGCCGGTCACCTGGTGCTGTACCCAGGCTCGGCCGCCGAGACTTTTAAGATGGCTTATAACGCCAACTCAACCATCGGTGCCCTGCAAACCATTACCGCGAGGATGCTGGCTTTGCCTGAAAAATATCTGAGCAAAGAGCAACGCGAAAAGCTAACCGCTCTGCAAAAACGCATCCCGCCTATCACCTTCAGGCAAATGAACGGGCATACCGTTCTTAGTCCGGCACTGTCATGGGAGCGCGTTAACAATGTGGAGAACATGCAGTTTTATACGGTGTTCCCGTGGTCTATCTTCGGGCTTCATAAACCGGGACTGGATACTGCCCTTAACACCTGGAAATATGATACACTGGCGGTGAAATTCCGCAGTGGTATTGGCTGGAAACAGGATAATATTTTTGCTGCGCGATTGGGCCAGACCAAAGAAGCGGCCCGCCTCACTTCGTTCAAACTCAAAGATTCAGGTCGTCGTTTCCCTGCATTCTGGGGACCGGGTTTTGACTGGACGCCAGATCATAACTGGGGCGGCTCGGGCATGATTGGCCTGCAGGAAATGCTGATGCAAACCGATGACCAAAAGATCTACCTGTTCCCCGCCTGGCCGAAGGATTGGGATGTGCATTTTAAACTGCACGCACCACAACAAACCACTGTAGAAGCGACGCTAAAGAATGGTAAAGTGGTGGATTTGAAAGTTTGGCCGGAGAGCAGAAGGAAGGATATTGTGTTGAACCAGGATTTTTAA